From a single bacterium genomic region:
- the xth gene encoding exodeoxyribonuclease III — MKIASWNVNGIRAVQRKGALDWIWSSDLDALCVQETKAHPDQLEPALTAPPGWRSRWVAAEKKGYSGVATFVREGLAVAGERAGFGVKRFDGEGRTLVTDFGAFVLYNVYFPNGKASEERLAYKLGFYAAFRRHANAQVKAGRRVVICGDVNTAHRPIDLARPEENETVSGFLPEERAWLDAFTRDGWVDTYRALHGDRPDVYTWWSQRSGARLRNIGWRIDYFFVDAALRPALREAWIRPEIMGSDHCPLGIEILL; from the coding sequence GTGAAGATCGCGAGCTGGAACGTCAACGGCATCCGCGCCGTGCAGCGCAAGGGCGCGCTGGACTGGATCTGGAGCTCGGACCTCGATGCCCTCTGCGTGCAGGAGACCAAGGCGCACCCCGATCAACTCGAGCCCGCGCTCACGGCGCCGCCGGGCTGGCGTTCGCGGTGGGTGGCCGCCGAGAAGAAGGGCTACAGCGGGGTGGCCACCTTCGTGCGCGAGGGGCTGGCCGTAGCCGGCGAGCGCGCGGGCTTCGGGGTCAAGCGCTTCGATGGCGAGGGGCGCACGCTGGTCACGGACTTCGGGGCCTTTGTCCTCTACAACGTCTACTTCCCCAACGGCAAGGCCAGCGAGGAGCGCCTGGCCTACAAGCTGGGCTTCTACGCCGCCTTCCGCAGGCACGCGAACGCGCAGGTGAAGGCCGGCCGCCGCGTGGTGATCTGCGGGGACGTCAACACGGCGCACCGGCCCATCGACCTCGCGCGCCCGGAGGAGAACGAGACCGTCAGCGGCTTCCTGCCGGAGGAGCGCGCCTGGCTCGACGCCTTCACCAGGGACGGCTGGGTGGACACCTACCGCGCTCTGCACGGCGACAGGCCGGACGTCTACACCTGGTGGAGCCAGCGCTCGGGCGCGCGCCTGCGCAACATCGGCTGGCGCATCGACTACTTCTTCGTGGACGCGGCCCTGCGCCCCGCCCTGCGCGAGGCCTGGATCCGCCCGGAGATCATGGGCTCGGATCACTGCCCGCTGGGGATCGAGATTTTGCTGTAA